DNA sequence from the Streptomyces tsukubensis genome:
CGTTGACCGTACGGCCCTTGAAGTACGTTTCAAGAAGTACTTCCCGGTGCGCGGGCGTCAAATCGTCCAGCGCATCCGAGAGCGTCATCAGCCACAACGCCTTGTCGATCTCGTCCTCCGCGGGCATGACCTCCAGCGGCGACGGGTCCACCTCCTGCGGCCGGGCCTGCCGGCTGCGGTGGCCGTCGATGACGATGCGCCGCGCGACCGTCACCAGCCAGGGTCGGACAGAGCCGGTCGCCCGGTTGAGCTGACCGGCGTTCTTCCAGGCACGGATGAGCGTCTCCTGCACCACGTCCTCGGCCCGCTGGCGGTCGCCCGCGACGAGACGCAGCACATAGGCGAGCAGAGGTCCCGCGTGTTCGCGGTAGAGCGCCCGCACCAACTCCTCGTCAGGCAGTGAGGAGGCATGGCGTGGCTTCGTGCTGCGATGGCGAGCCCTCTGCGGACGGTCATCGGCCACGGCGGCATCCTTGCGCACCTGCAACCTCCCGGTCGAGACCTTGACTTGGCGTCGGCTGACTGCTTGTCCCCGTCCTTTACGGAAGGGAACGCCGAGGCGCTCAACCCGACCGGAAAAAGTTCCCCGTGGCCCGGGTCGTGTCCGGACACGACCTGGGGGATCGCCCTGTTTTGCCCTCCATTCCTCCGGTGCGCGGCGCCCGCGGAGACGCCGTTCACCAGGCTTTACGGATGGACGTGTGAAACGGTTCACCACGGCGCGAAGACGTTCCGGACACGGGGGAGATCCGATGCCGTGTCACCCTTTGCCCGGTGGCGCCGCCGTTTGCCGGGCGGATCGGGGAGCCTGTCAGGTACGGGCGAGGGCCGCCACCCGGCGCCGGTGGCGGGCCACCCGCTCCCGGTTCCCGCACACTTCGCTGGAGCACCAGCGGCGGCGGCTGCCCCGGGAGGTGTCCACGTACACCCGGCGGCAGCTCTCGCCCTCGCACTGCCGCAGCAGGGCCCGGGCCGCCGGGTCGGTGAGCAGTTCGACCGCGTCCCGGGCGACGACGGCGAGGAGTTCGGCGCATTCGGGGGCCCGGGCGAGCGCCCGGACCAGGGACCCGCCGGCATCCCGTACGGCCCGGACCGGCGGCGGCGCCGCGACAGCCAGGGCGTTCACCCGCTCCAGCGCGGCGGCGGCCGGGGCCGGACGGCCTTCGATCTCGGCACGCACCACCTGGGCGAGATGGCCGCGGAGTTCGGTGAACCGCTGCACCCAGGAGGGGCAGTCGGCGGGCAGCGGGGTCCCGGGCGGCACCAGTGCGGCACCGACCAGCCAGCGCCGGAGTCTGCCCTCTCCGGCCAGGGGCTCGTCCCGGTGGCCCGCGCCGGGGGCGGGGTCCCCGGTGGCGACCAGGTCCAGACAGAGCCGTCCGGTGTCGAACCGCCAGGGGAGGCGGGCCGGTCCGTCCGCGGCATCCGCCGTACCGGACCTGGTCACCCGCTCCGCCGGGTCTGCCGCACGTGCCGCCATGCCCCTCTCACCGCCTTGGGGTCGCCGCCGGGTCTCCCTTCCAGAGTGCCCCCGCCGCGAGGCGCCCGGAACCCCTGCTTCAGGCCGGTTCCGTACGGTCCCGGGCCGGGCCCCGCGGCACAGGGGGGCGTACCGCGGGGCGGGCCCGGCCGAAACCGGTGCCCGCCCCGCGCTGTGCTCCGGTTCCGGGCTACTGCCGGGCGATGCCCGGGGCGATGTCCTCGTACCGCTCGACGGCGGACCCGTCGGCGGTCGTGCTGCGCACGGTCTTCGCGGTCTTCGCGGTGTTCGCGGCCTTGACGGGCGGGACACCGCAGAACGCCGCCTCCAGCGTCCTCGGCAGCGTGTTCAGCACGGTCCCGTTGTTGGAGGTGTTGGCGAAGGACGTGATCGACCGCTTCCCGTCCGCCGAGGTGAAGGCGAAGGTGTAGTACCCCTGGACCGTGCCGGTGTGCCCGTACACCGACACCCCGCACGACAGATCCCGGCGCCGCAGCCCCAGCCCGTACCCCTGGGTGGAGTTGACCGGCGTCCAGGTCCGCATCTCGGCCAGCGCGGTACCGGAGACGAGCTTGCCGCGCATCAGCGCCGACAGGAAGGTGTTGAGGTCCTCTGCGCTGGAGACGACCGCGCCCGCGCTCTGTGCCCAGGAGACGGTCTGCCGGGTGGAGTCCACCAGCGGAGCGCCGGCCTCGTCGGGCCGGAGATAGCCCTTGACGTGCCGGCCGGGGATCGCGGTCTCGGGGTGGACGTAGAAGGTGTCGTCGAGGTCGAGCGGCTTGATGATCCGCTTCCGGTACGCGTCACCGACATCCTTCCCGGTCAGCTTCTCGATGAGCATGCCCGCGACGACGAAGTTGGTGTTGGAGTAGGAGTACGTGGTCCCCGGGGTCACGGTCGGCGGCTTGGCCAGCGACAGGTCGAGCAGCTCCCGGTAGGTGAAGACGCGGTTCCGGACCGATTCGAAGCCGGGCACGGTCGCGGCGAACATGTCGTTGGTGTAGTCGTACAGGCCCGTGCGGTGGCTGAGCAGATGGCGGACGGTGATCCGCGGGTCGAGCAGCCCGGGGAGATAGGTGTTCACCGGGGTGTCCAGGGCCAGTGCGCCCTCGTCGACGAGCTGGAGGAGGACGACCGCGGAGAACGTCTTGCTGACGCTGCCGATCCGGAAGCGGTCGTCGGTGTCCATCACCCGTCCGGTGGCCCGGTCCGCGATTCCCTCGGTCTGCCGGAGCACGCTCCCCGAGTCGTCGATCCGGGCCATCGCGCCCGGCGCCCCGTTCGCCAGCGCCGCCCTCAGGGCCGTACGCAGGGCGTCCGGGTCGGGGGCGGAGAGGGCGGGGGCCGCGGGCGCGGACGGCGCGGCGGGTTTCGCGGGGGCGGCGGGCGCGGCGGGTGCGGCCACCGCGGACTGCGCGGAGACCGCGAGCAGCGACAGCAGCGCGGCACCGAACGCGGTTCCCCTGCTCACCTTGGCTGAGACCATCTGGTCGTACTCCCTGTTCAAGCCGTTCGAACCGGCCATAGAGCGGCGGCGCGGATGCGGCCGCCGTCACCAGATGTAGACGACGTTTCACCGGAAGAGGTGCACCGGCGGGGGTGAACTCCCTTTTCGACCGGCGCACTTCCCCGTTCGGGCGCCGTCGGGCCCGCCGGGGCGCCCGGACGGGCCCTCACGGGCGGGGTACGCCGGGCCTCGGAGCCGTACCGCCGGCCCCCGTCCGGGCACCCCTCATGGCCTCCGCGTCCTCGCGCGGCAGCCACCACTCCCCCGCCGTGGGCAGCTCCAGCCAGCCGTGCTCGGCGGCGAGGGTGCGGGCGGTGCGGAGCAGGGCGTCCGCGGCGGGGTGGCGCAGACCGCGGCGGTGGACGAGGGAGACCGGGGAGAGCGGTACGGGGTCGACGAGCGGCCGGAGCACCATGCCCGGGATATCGGCGAAGACGGTACTGGCCAGGACGGACCAGCCCCGCTGCCGTACCACCCGGACGAACTCCTCCTCACCGGTGATCTCCGGGTACGGCTCGGCCATCGTGAGGGAGAACTCCGCGAACAGCGCCGCGGCGAGCGCGGTCCACGCGGCGGTGGCCGGGTTGCCCGCGCCCGCGTACAGCGGCTCGCCGCGCAGCTCCCGTACGGGCACCGCGGGCAGGGCGGCGAGCCGGTGCCCGGCCGGGAGGAGGACCGCCATCGGCTCGTACCGCACCGGCCGGTGCTCCAGTCCGGCGAGCAGGTCCGCGGGCAGCCCGGCGACCCGGCCGAAGGTCACGTCCAGCCGCCCGGCGAGGACAGCGGCGGCGGCGCCGTTGAGCCCGGTGTGGTAGCGGGCCATCAGGTCGAGTCCGGGTTCGGCGGCGCGGGTCGCGTCCAGGATCTGCCGGCCGGTGCTCGGCGAGGCGCTGACGTCGACCAGCAGCGGCCGTCGTACGCCGTCGGCGGCCGCGGCCCGCAGTCCGTCGTGGGCGGCGAGCACGGCACGGGCGTACGGCAGCAGCCGCTCGCCCTCCGCGGTGAGCGCGACCCGCCGGGTGGTGCGGTCGAACAGTTCTGTTCCCAGGGCCTGTTCGAGTCTGCGGATATCGCGGCTGAGCGCCTGCTGTGCGGTGTAGAGCCGGGCGGCGGCGCGGGTGAAGTGGAGTTCGCGCGCGACGGCGTCGAAGGCGCGGAGCAGTCGGGGGTCGATGTCCTGGTCGGCCATCGGACGGAATTTACACCGGGGTTGTGTGAATCGACTCCGAACAGGTGTTGGACCGCGGCCGGGAGGCGTACGGATGCTGGTGCGCATGCCTTCCGCCCTCCCTGACGGGACTCCGCACGCATGCCCCGACGGAACCCCGCACGCCCGTCCGGACGGGACTCCGCACGACCAGCTCACCGGAACCCCGCACGACCAGCTCGCCGGGACCCCGCGCGCCCGTCCCGACGACGGGACTCCGCGCGACCTTGCCCACGAGACTCCGCGCGCCTACGCCCGCCTGTTCGCCGTGCCCGGGACCGCCGCGTTCACCGCCGGAAGCCTGATCGCCAGGCTGCCGTTCGCCATGTTCGGGGTGAGCGCGGTGGTGATGATCGCCGGTTCCCGGGGCTCGTACGCCCTCGCGGGAGCGGTGACCGCGACCGGGCTCACGGTCACCGCGCTGGTCGCGCCCTGGACGGCCCGGCTGGTGGACCGGCACGGACAGGCGAGGGTCGCCCGGCCCGCCACCGCGCTCGCCCTGCTCGGCTCCCTGGCCCTGGTGCTCTGCGTACGCTACGACGCCCCCGACTGGACCCTGTTCGCGTCCTGTGCGGCGACCGCCACCAGCCCGAACACGGGTGCCATGGCCCGGGCCCGCTGGGCGTATCTCCACCGGGACGATCCGGCCTCACTGCACACCGCGAACTCCTTCGAGCAGGCCGCCGACGAGCTGTGCTTCATGACCGGCCCGGCGCTGGCGGCCCTGCTCTGTTCGGCGCTGTTCCCGGAGGCGGGGACGGTGGCGGGCGCGGTGCTGATGGCGGGCGGGATGCTGCTGTTCACCGGGCAGCGGTCGACGGAACCGCCGGTGGCCGTCCGCCCGCCGGGGACCCGGGCGCCGCTGCGGGCCGCCGGGATGCCGGCGCTGCTGGCGGTCTTCCTGGCCACGGGGGTGGTGTTCGGCGCGCTGGAGGTGACGACGCTGGCGTACGTGGACGGGCCGGAGGCCGGGCTGCTCATCGGGCTCCAGGCCGGGGGGTCCTGCGCGGCGGGGCTGGTGTACGGGCTGCGCCCGGTCGCCGCGCCCGGGGACCCCCGGCGGCTCGCGGTCTGTCTGGCGGCCATGACGGCCCTGATGGCGCTGCCGCTGCTCGCCGCCGCCTCGGGCGGCAGCACGGCCGTACTGGCGCTCGCGCTGCTGGCGGCAGGCGCGGCGACCGCCCCCACGATGATCACGGGCATGGCGTCGGTCCAGCGGATCGTCCCGCCGGGCAGCGTCAACGAAGGGATGACGCTCGCGGTGACGGCGATCCTGACCGGGATAGCGGCGGGGTCGGCGGTCTCTGGATGGCTGGCGGAGCGGGCCGCGCCGGGCACGGGCTACACCGTCCCCGTCGCCGCGGCCCTGCTGGGCCTGGTCGCGGCGGTGCTGCGGGCGCGCCGACCCACACCCTGAGGGCCCCGGGAGGATCCCCCGGCACTCCGTCCCGATTTCCGGGATACGACAAAGGCCCGGCTGTTGTCACAGCCGGGCCCGTGCCTCACATGGGATGAGTGGAGATGGCGGGAATCGAACCCGCGTCCAACGGTGCAGAATCAGGACTTCTCCGAGCGCAGTCCGCTGCGCTTTTCTCGGCCCCGGAGATCACGCGGACAAGTCTCCGACGGGCCCAGTCACTGTTGGTTGTTCCTCAGGACCCCGTGACCGGGCCTAGAGGTTGAGTTCCCTAGATGACGCCAGGATCCGGGTCGGGAACAGCCCCGGGCTGACGCTCCATGAGTGAAGTCTTGTCTCTACTGCTTATTAGGCAGCGAGGGCGAAGGCTTCGGAGTTATCGCGCTTGTTATTGGCGATTATTTTTTGCGACATATGGTTTACGAGATCATTGCCGCTTCCTCGGCTCGCTTCTCCTGCTTCGACAGCCGCTGTCGAAACCGATCATCCCCATGTTGATTTTTCAAGCATCACCGGAAGCAGCCTTGCGGCAGCCCGGTGCGCCCCTCACCGAGGGACGTTCCCATCGTACGGGACCGACACGACCCCGTGCCAGCGCATTCCCGCACGCCGCGGCGGACGACCCCGTCCGACCGGTCCGGTCCGGCCCGGTCCCGGCGTCAGGACCGCTGCTGCCGCCGGACCGCCGACATCACCTTGTCCGCCTCGCGCCGGTCCTGCCGTTCGCGGAGCGTCTGCCGCTTGTCGTACTCCTTCTTGCCCTTCGCCAGCGCGATCTCGACCTTCGCCCGGCCGTCCTTGAAGTACAGGGCCAGCGGCACGATCGTGTGCCCGGACTCCTGCGACTTCGACTCCAGTTTGTCGATCTCCTCCCGGTGCATCAGCAGCTTCCGCTTGCGCCGGGCGCTGTGGTTGGTCCACGTCCCCTGCGAGTACTCCGGTACGTGCACGTTGTGCAGCCATGCCTCGCGGCCGTCGATCTGGACGAAGCCGTCCGCCAGGGACGCCCGCCCCTGGCGCAGCGACTTCACCTCGGTCCCGGTCAGGACGAGACCGCACTCGTAGGTGTCGATGATGAGGTAGTCGTGCCGCGCCTTCTTGTTCTGCGCGATCAGCTTGCGCCCTTTTTCCTTAGCCATAGTGCGGTCATTTTCGCACTACGACCCGGGGCCGAGGCCACTCAATACCGTCTCGGCCCGCCGCTCGGGGTCCTCCCCCTCGGCGGGCGTCAGATCGGGGGTGATACCGCGGCCGTCGAGGTCGTGACCCTCGGGAGTGCGGTAGTGGCCGACGGTCAGCTCGGCCACGGAACCGTCCGGGAGGGTGCTCGGCATCTGCACCGACCCCTTGCCGAAGGTGCGGCTGCCGACCGTGACCGCACGGCCGCGGTCCTTCAGCGCGCCGGTGACCATTTCGGCCGCGCTCATCGTCCCGCCGTCGACCAGGGCGACCACCGGCCGTCCGGTGTCGCCGCCGGGCTCGGCGTACAGGGCGAGCTGCTCGCCCTCGACGTCGTACGTGGCCACCAGCCCGCCGTCGAGAAAGGCGGAGGCGGCGGTGACGGCCTCGGTGACCAGCCCGCCGCTGTTGCCCCGCAGGTCCAGCAGGACCCCGGCGCCGTCCGGGGCGTCCTCGACGGCCTCCTTCACACGCTCGCCCGAGCCGCGGGTGAACGACGAGACGCGGATCTTCACCGCGCCGCCGTCGAGCTGTTCGACCGTGACGGACTCGCTGGGCAGGGTGGTACGGATCAGCTCACGGGTCCAGGTCCGGGAGCCGCGCTGGAGGCCCAGCGAGACGGAGGTGCGTTCCTCGCCCCGCAGCAGTCCGACGATCTCGGTCACCGGGCGTCCTTCGACGGACCGGCCGCCGACCGTCCGCAGCCGGTCGCCGGAGCGGATGCCCGCCTTCGCGGCGGGCCCGCCGGGCTGCACCCGGGCAACCTCCACCCGGCCGCCGGCCGTGGGGCGCGCCCAGAGCCCGACGCCGGTGTACTCGCCGTCGAGGGTCTGCTGGAACTTCTCGTACTCGCGCGGATCGTAGACCGCGCCCCAGCGGTCACCGCTGCGGCTGACGACCTCCTCGGCGGCCTGGGCGGCCGAACCGCCCTCGGCGACGGCCTCGGAAGCGACCCGGACGAGATCGTCGCGGTCGACGCCCGGCCCGGACGGGCGGACGGCCCCGGGGCGGGTCTCCCCGTCGCCGGATGACCGGTCGTGCGGCAGGGCGTCGGTGACCGCTCCGGCCGCCAGCACACCGGCGAACACCAATGTCAGGGCCGCCCCGCGGCGGATGCGGCGGGGCCGAGGGGAGAACTCAGGGCCCGGCATGGCGCCGAGTCTAGGACAAGCCCCCGGCACGGTAGGGCCGTTGCCGGTACCGCGCCGGGGGTAGATGTCACACCTTGAGGTACTTGCGCAGTGCGATGAAAGCCGCAAGGGCGGGCATCAGCAGACCGATCGCCAGGACCAGGGGCAGCTTGGTCACCAGGGCGTCCCAGCCGATGAAGTTGATCAGCGGCATCTTGTCGGCGAGGGCGAGGCCGTGGTCGATCAGGAAGTAGCGGCCCGCGACCAGCATGCCCGCGGCCAGCAGTCCGCCCAGCAGACCGGCGATCGCCGCCTCCAGGATGAACGGCAGCTGGATGTAGAAACTGGAGGCGCCGACCAGCCGCATGATCCCGGTCTCACGCCTGCGGCTGAACGCCGAGACCCGTACGGTGTTGACGATCAGCATCAGCGCGATGATCAGCATCAGGATCATCACCGCGATCGCGGTCACGTTCATGCCGTTCATCAGGTCGAACAGGTTCTGCAGGATGCTCCGCTGGTCCTCGACCGACTGGACACCCGGCCGGCCCGCGAAGGCGGATGCGACCACCTGGTACTTCTCCGGATCGTGCAGTTTGACCCGGAAGGACTCCGGCATCTGGTCCGGGGTGATCGTGTCGGCGATGGGGGTGTCGCCGTAGCTGTCCTGATAGCGCTTGTAGGCCTGCTCCGCGCTCTCGTAGTGGATCTTGTCAACGACGTTCATCTTGTCCAGATCGGCTTTGATCTGGTCCTTCTGGTCACCGGTGACCGCACCCTTGGCGCACTGCGGCGAGTTCCGGGCGTCGTTCTTGTTGCAGAGGAAGATGGAGACGTTGACCTTGTCGTACCAGAAGTCCTTCATCGTGCCGACCTGCTCGCGCAGCAGCAGCGCCCCGCCGAAGAGGGCGAGCGACAGGGCCACGGAGATGACAACGGCGAAGGTCATCGTGAGATTGCGGCGGAGACCGACGGCGATCTCCGACAGGACGAACTGGGCGCGCATCGCGTGCGGTCAGCCTTTCTGGCGCGGGGCGGTACGGATCGGTGGGCTCAGTGCTGGTAGCCGTAGACACCGCGGGCCTGGTCGCGGACGAGCCGGCCCTGCTCCAGTTCGATGACGCGCTTCCGCATCTGGTCGACGATGTTCTGGTCGTGGGTGGCCATCACCACGGTCGTACCGGTCCGGTTGATCCGGTCCAGCAGCTTCATGATGCCCACGGAGGTCTGGGGGTCGAGGTTTCCGGTCGGCTCGTCGGCGATCAGCAGCATGGGCCGGTTGACGAACGCCCGGGCGATGGCGACCCGCTGCTGTTCACCGCCGGACAGCTCACCGGGCATCCGGCCCTCCTTGCCGCCGAGACCGACCAGGTCGAGCACCTGGGGTACGGCCTTGCGGATCTCGCCGCGCGGTTTGCCGATGACCTCCTGGGCGAAGGCGACGTTCTGCGCGACGGTCTTGTTGGGCAGCAGCCGGAAGTCCTGGAAGACGGTGCCCAGCTTCCGCCGGACCTGCGGCACCTTCCAGTTGGAGATCTTCCCCAGGTCCTTGCCGAGCACATGGACGGAGCCGTGACTGGCCCGCTCCTCGCGGAGGATCAGACGGAGGAAGGTCGACTTTCCGGAGCCGGAGGATCCCACCAGGAAGACGAACTCGCCCTTGGCGATCTCCAGGGAGACATCGTGCAGCGCTGGCCTGCTCTGCTTGGGGTAGGTCTTCGAAACCTGGGCGAATCGGATCACGGGGCACACCATGTCGGCCGGGGTCAAAGGGTGTGCGTGACACTACGCGAACGGGGCGTGAGTATGCAGTCGACGGCCGGGGATGCGTGGATTGTCACGCCCAAGTGGCACGGCCAGCGCCCGGCCCCCGAGGGTGGAGCTTCCCCTTGCCGCGCGCCGAACGGCGCGGGAGCTGGCACAGTGGTAGGGAACAGTCGCGTGTCCTTGAGCGTTGTCGGACGAGAAGTGTGCTGACGGTCCGCGGATTGCGGCTCCGACGCGCGGGAGAGGAGAGCGCATGACCTACGACCGTCTGGTGTGCGCCAACTGCGCGGCCCCGGTCTCCGAGGGCCGCTGCCCGGTGTGCCGGGCGAACCGTGAGCGGCTCCAGCAGCAGAGCCCGTTCTCGGCGCTGACCCCGGCGGCCCTGGCGGGTCTGCTGGTGCTGCTGATCGCCGCGGTGGCCCTGCTGGCGACGCGTACGGCCTGAGCGGCCGTCCCCCCACCGACACGGGCGAGGGGCCCGGGGTGCTGTGCCGCACCCCGGGCCCCTCGTCACTCTCCGCCTTGCGGCGGTTACGGCCTCACTCAGACGGCTGCGCGGTTGCCGCCGACGAGCCGCGGCAGCATCCGGAACCCGATTCCACCGGCGATCATCGTCGCGGCGCCGACGAGCAGGAAGGTCGTCTCCATCGCACCGGTCTCGGCGAGCTCTTCCTTGGCCTCGCCCTGCTGGACGGGCTGGGAGCCGGCGTTGTTGGTGTCGGTCTGGTCCCCGCCACCGGCCGACCCACCGGTCGACCCGCCGGACCCATTGCCGCCGGTGGACCCGCCGGTGCTGTCGCCACCGCCGTTGTCGGTCCCGCCCTTGGTGGTACCGCCGCCGTCGGTGCCGCCCTTGGTCGTACCGCCCTGGCTGGACGTACCGCCCTTGGTGGTGCCGCCGCTCTCGGTGCCGCCCTTGGTGGTGCCGCCGCTCTCGGTCCCGCCCTTGGTCGCGCCCTGGTTCGTCTGACCCTGGTCGGAGCCCTGATTGGTCTGGCCCTGATCCGACCCCTGGTTCGTCTGACCCTGGTCGGAGCCCTGGTTCGTCTGACCCTGATCCGACCCCTGATTGGTCTGACCCTGGTCGGAGCCCTGGTTCGTCTGACCCTGATCCGACCCCTGATTGGTCTGACCCTGGTCGGAGCCCTGGTTCGTCTGACCCTGATCCGACCCCTGGTTCGTCTGACCCTGGTCGACACCGATGGTGGTGCCACCTTCGGTGTTGTTACCGCCGTCCTGGCCGCTCGTGGAGTCGTTGATCCCCAGGCCGACATCGGCGGTCTGCGAACCGGTGAACGCCTGGGCCGCACCGGCCACCGTCAGCGACGCACCGGCCGCGATCACCGCGCCGGCGGCGATCCGTGCCACGCGGATACGCGTCTTCTTCGTCATCTACCTGCTACCCCCAGTAGCTGTTCGTCATTGAGCCGGGTCTCCCGGGCGGCTACTCAGGGGAGAGCTTCCGCCCTCACCCCGCTCGCTCTCGCCCCGGGAAACACGCACGCCGCGTGCCAGCCTTGCCAGTTCGGAAGGGCCCGTCAAGCGGGATGCGCGAACGATGCCCGATATGAGGGCTGTTGCCTGACGAGGTGGCGACACAATTGTGACCCCGCAGTCCAAGCCCACCCCGAAAGACCTTGACTTTACCGGCTTGTCGACAAAAGAGATCAACTTCGGGAAGCATGCACTCGCCCGTTCAGGCTCCCGGCAACGGCCCGACGCCGGGCACCGTCTTCACCCGGAGACCTCGGTTTCTTCGAAGTATCGCCGGATTTCCTCCTCGATTTCACCGACGGCTTGCGCCTGCCAGCCGCCGCGCAGGAAGGCGGCCAGAACCGAGGCAAAAGCGGACACGACCTCAGCAAAATCGGCTCCGGCAACAACCTCGCACTCAAGAACCGTCGGCCAGTCGAGGAATGCAGGAGCGTCGGCGCAGCCATGCCCCTCGTAGCCGTTGTGCGCCACGTCGATCAGAAGAACGGCATAGCTCAGCGATCTGCGGCCCGACTTTACCGCCCCCAGTCGTTTCAGCACCTCCTCGGCTACATCCTGATACCTGCAGTCGACGTAGATATCGCAGTAGTCTTCGGCATTCAATGGCTGGTTCGGGGTGACCGAACGGTCCATTGTCGTTCCCCCTGCCGTTTCAGGGCCGGAAAGCCAAGTCTGGAACGCGAAGAGCGCCGCCCAGAGGGTGGCGCTCTTCGTATACGGGTGGGGCGGACCCCTCCGTGGCTACTTCTCCTGCTGCTTCCGCCAGCGGATGCCCGCCTCCAGGAAGCCGTCGATCTCGCCGTCCAGGACCGCCTGCGGGTTGCCGACCTCGAATTCGGTGCGCAGGTCCTTCACCATCTGGTACGGGTGGAGGACGTACGAACGCATCTGGTTGCCCCAGGAGTTGCCGCCGTCGCCCTTGAGGGCGTCCATCCTGGCCTGCTCCTCCTGGCGGCGGCGCTCCAGGAGCTTGGCCTGGAGGACGTTCATCGCGCTCGCCTTGTTCTGGATCTGGGAGCGCTCGTTCTGGCAGGAGACGACGATTCCGGTGGGGATATGGGTGATCCGGACCGCGGAGTCGGTGGTGTTGACGCCCTGGCCGCCGGGGCCGGAGGCGCGGTAGACGTCGATGCGGAGTTCGGACTCGTCGATCTCGACGTGGTCGGAGCTCTCGACGACGGGCAGCACCTCGACACCGGCGAACGACGTCTGGCGGCGGCCCTGGTTGTCGAAGGGCGAGATGCGCACGAGGCGGTGGGTGCCCTGTTCGACGGAGAGGGTGCCGTAGGCGTAGGGGGCCTTCACCACGAAGGTGGTCGACTTGATGCCGGCCTCCTCCGCGTACGAGGTCTCGTAGACCTCGGTGGAGTAGCCGTGGCGCTCGGCCCAGCGCAGATACATCCGCTGGAGGCGCTCCGCGAAGTCGGAGGCGTCGACGCCGCCCGCTTCGGCGCGGATGTTGACGAGGGCCTCGCGCTCGTCGTACTCGCCGGAGAGGAGGGTGCGGACCTCCATCTCGTCGACGGCCCGGCGGACGCTGACCAGCTCGGTCTCGGCCTCGGCCAGGGTGTCGGCGTCGTCTTCGGCCTCGGCCAGTTCGAAGAGGACCGCGAGGTCGTC
Encoded proteins:
- the prfB gene encoding peptide chain release factor 2 translates to MAVVDVSEELKSLSATMGSIESVLDLDRIRADIAVLEEQAAAPSLWDDPEAAQKITSRLSHLQAELRKAEHLRGRIDDLAVLFELAEAEDDADTLAEAETELVSVRRAVDEMEVRTLLSGEYDEREALVNIRAEAGGVDASDFAERLQRMYLRWAERHGYSTEVYETSYAEEAGIKSTTFVVKAPYAYGTLSVEQGTHRLVRISPFDNQGRRQTSFAGVEVLPVVESSDHVEIDESELRIDVYRASGPGGQGVNTTDSAVRITHIPTGIVVSCQNERSQIQNKASAMNVLQAKLLERRRQEEQARMDALKGDGGNSWGNQMRSYVLHPYQMVKDLRTEFEVGNPQAVLDGEIDGFLEAGIRWRKQQEK